A genomic stretch from Apodemus sylvaticus chromosome 12, mApoSyl1.1, whole genome shotgun sequence includes:
- the Cnih4 gene encoding protein cornichon homolog 4 isoform X1: MEAVVFLFSLLDCCALIFLSVYFIITLSDLECDYINARSCCSKLNKWVIPELVGHTIVTVLMLVSLHWFIFLLNLPVATWNIYRFIMVPSGNMGVFDPTEIHNRGQLKSHMKEAMIKLGFYLLCFFMYLYSMILALIND, from the exons ATGGAGGCGGTGGTGTTCCTCTTCTCGCTCCTCGACTGTTGCGCGCTCATCTTCCTCTCTGTCTACTTC ATCATTACATTGTCTGATTTAGAATGTGATTACATTAATGCTAGATCATGTTGCTCAAAATTAAACAAG TGGGTGATACCAGAATTGGTTGGCCATACCATTGTCACTGTGCTGATGCTTGTCTCCTTGCACTGGTTCATCTTCCTTCTCAACTTACCTGTCGCCACATGGAATATCTATAG GTTCATTATGGTGCCAAGCGGTAACATGGGAGTATTTGATCCAACAGAAATACACAACCGTGGACAGTTAAAGTCACACATGAAAGAAGCCATGATCAAGCTTGGTTTCTACCTGCTCTGTTTCTTCATGTATCTCTATAG TATGATTCTAGCCTTGATCAATGACTGA
- the Cnih4 gene encoding protein cornichon homolog 4 isoform X2, whose product MEAVVFLFSLLDCCALIFLSVYFIITLSDLECDYINARSCCSKLNKWVIPELVGHTIVTVLMLVSLHWFIFLLNLPVATWNIYRNTQPWTVKVTHERSHDQAWFLPALFLHVSL is encoded by the exons ATGGAGGCGGTGGTGTTCCTCTTCTCGCTCCTCGACTGTTGCGCGCTCATCTTCCTCTCTGTCTACTTC ATCATTACATTGTCTGATTTAGAATGTGATTACATTAATGCTAGATCATGTTGCTCAAAATTAAACAAG TGGGTGATACCAGAATTGGTTGGCCATACCATTGTCACTGTGCTGATGCTTGTCTCCTTGCACTGGTTCATCTTCCTTCTCAACTTACCTGTCGCCACATGGAATATCTATAG AAATACACAACCGTGGACAGTTAAAGTCACACATGAAAGAAGCCATGATCAAGCTTGGTTTCTACCTGCTCTGTTTCTTCATGTATCTCTATAG